In one Halosimplex halophilum genomic region, the following are encoded:
- a CDS encoding HFX_2341 family transcriptional regulator — protein sequence MQTHIVPVGFDYDRLIAPLVRDRLDVDRVVLLEGAVGSEANVEYSRNLAAKLEQDYRNLLGAETERFVVEDVYDYDEAFEQAFELINAELDREDDAGVWVNISAMPRTVSFAFATAAHSIMVEREEDRQRIHTYYTVPEKYLETELAEELRRGIDLLSDLEGSVDDPELAERVDERLDAAEELLSEFDERGTTIGAKEFDGKHILELPVASFSNVKPFEELILFTLGEHSEFESVSELAQELARELGEEYTDSFRSKVIYNVDRLGPGGKGYIEQEEQGKSYRTRLSRIGELWVRAHSDD from the coding sequence ATGCAGACCCACATCGTCCCGGTCGGGTTCGACTACGACCGGCTGATCGCGCCGCTGGTGCGCGACAGGCTCGACGTGGACCGCGTCGTCCTGCTGGAGGGCGCGGTCGGCAGCGAGGCCAACGTCGAGTACTCCCGCAATCTCGCCGCCAAGCTGGAGCAGGACTACCGCAACCTGCTGGGCGCCGAGACCGAGCGGTTCGTCGTCGAGGACGTCTACGACTACGACGAGGCCTTCGAGCAGGCCTTCGAGCTCATCAACGCCGAACTCGACCGCGAGGACGACGCCGGCGTCTGGGTCAACATCTCCGCGATGCCCCGCACGGTCTCGTTCGCCTTCGCGACGGCCGCCCACTCCATCATGGTCGAGCGCGAGGAGGACCGTCAGCGCATCCACACCTACTACACGGTCCCCGAGAAGTACCTGGAGACGGAACTCGCGGAGGAACTCCGGCGGGGCATCGACCTGCTCTCGGACCTGGAGGGGAGCGTCGACGACCCGGAACTGGCCGAGCGCGTCGACGAGCGGCTGGACGCCGCCGAGGAACTGCTCTCGGAGTTCGACGAGCGCGGCACCACTATCGGCGCCAAGGAGTTCGACGGCAAACACATCCTCGAACTCCCCGTCGCGTCGTTCTCGAACGTCAAACCGTTCGAGGAACTCATCCTCTTCACTCTCGGCGAACACAGCGAGTTCGAGTCCGTCTCGGAGCTGGCCCAGGAGCTCGCCCGCGAACTCGGCGAGGAGTACACCGACAGTTTTCGATCCAAGGTCATCTACAACGTCGACCGCCTGGGCCCGGGCGGGAAGGGCTACATCGAGCAGGAGGAACAGGGCAAGTCCTACCGGACGCGCCTGTCGCGGATCGGCGAGCTGTGGGTCCGGGCGCACTCCGACGACTGA
- a CDS encoding Gfo/Idh/MocA family protein, with protein MTRIGLIGAGGISELHLPAYEDHPDEATLAGVCDVDAEKAESVADDFGVDCWTDHETFLAEANIDAVDIALPHHVHYPVAKAALAAGKHVLIEKPLAPSLSDCVELVDLADERDLTLLVGQMQRYHPPYRALKERVAAGDLGEVRHARCDALVNQADLFPEGHWLYDGEKAGGGGVIGYSVHKLDLLRYYLGDVARAAAWTRTIDEAFDGAEDYATGMLEFESGAIADFSVALSAPAMPYTESFWLLGDDGVVHTLPEGRQQEGYVGSPTPRINTRDDPDSRKEFAPVEPEGTDLPTSDAFVNEILHFVDCVDSGAEPLTSGRDNLGTMAAVRAIYRSAARDGERVTTDEVLADAREAAR; from the coding sequence ATGACGAGGATCGGACTGATCGGCGCCGGCGGCATCTCGGAGTTGCACCTGCCGGCCTACGAGGACCACCCCGACGAGGCGACGCTCGCGGGCGTCTGTGACGTGGACGCCGAGAAAGCGGAGTCGGTAGCCGACGACTTCGGCGTCGACTGCTGGACCGACCACGAGACCTTCCTGGCGGAGGCCAACATCGACGCGGTGGACATCGCGCTGCCGCACCACGTCCACTACCCGGTGGCGAAGGCCGCGCTGGCGGCCGGGAAACACGTCCTGATCGAGAAGCCGCTGGCACCTTCACTGAGCGACTGCGTCGAACTCGTCGACCTGGCCGACGAGCGCGACCTGACCCTGCTGGTCGGGCAGATGCAGCGGTACCACCCGCCCTACCGGGCGCTGAAGGAGCGCGTCGCCGCGGGCGATCTGGGGGAGGTCCGCCACGCCCGCTGCGACGCGCTGGTCAATCAGGCCGACCTGTTCCCGGAGGGCCACTGGCTCTACGACGGCGAGAAGGCGGGCGGCGGGGGCGTCATCGGCTACAGCGTCCACAAGCTCGACCTGTTGCGGTACTACCTCGGCGACGTGGCCCGGGCGGCGGCCTGGACCCGGACGATCGACGAGGCCTTCGACGGCGCCGAGGACTACGCGACGGGGATGCTGGAGTTCGAATCCGGTGCCATCGCCGACTTCTCGGTGGCGCTGTCGGCGCCCGCGATGCCCTACACGGAGTCGTTCTGGCTGCTGGGCGACGACGGCGTCGTGCACACGCTCCCGGAAGGGCGACAGCAGGAGGGCTACGTCGGGTCGCCGACGCCGCGGATCAACACCCGGGACGACCCCGATTCGCGGAAGGAGTTCGCCCCGGTGGAGCCGGAGGGGACGGACCTGCCCACCTCCGACGCGTTCGTCAACGAGATCCTGCACTTCGTCGACTGCGTCGACTCCGGGGCGGAGCCGCTCACGAGCGGCCGCGACAACCTCGGGACGATGGCCGCCGTCCGGGCGATCTACCGGAGCGCGGCCCGCGACGGCGAGCGCGTGACGACCGACGAGGTACTCGCGGACGCCCGGGAGGCCGCGCGATGA
- a CDS encoding DUF6807 family protein, which produces MTLETAVADGAVSVSVDGTRVARYDAEPAGSKPGFDTLALPPGVDTKPGENLVVSSPHDHPWHLGLFFCQKLVDGVNCWESEPNAAAGNPHGYAEAGAYDVRTADDGDGASAVIEQEATWRTDSGEELLNDERVIRVGEPDDEGYLLTWEQELTALEQCRHLSSETLHGHYSGLSLRFARSLREGRVLLPDGQDPGETSPPRAASGPAARWCDYSGPLDGRPGAAAVGDPWSAGVAMFDHPDNGDEAVNWFVMDEPFGFLAANPTWGTVETLAEGESRSWTWGLWVHSGTPDEKRVERAYESFVDAV; this is translated from the coding sequence ATGACCCTGGAGACCGCCGTCGCGGACGGCGCGGTGTCGGTGTCCGTCGACGGGACGCGAGTCGCTCGGTACGACGCGGAGCCGGCGGGCAGCAAGCCCGGCTTCGACACGCTCGCGCTCCCGCCGGGCGTCGACACCAAGCCCGGCGAGAACCTCGTGGTGTCGTCGCCCCACGACCACCCCTGGCACCTCGGCCTGTTCTTCTGTCAGAAGCTCGTCGACGGGGTCAACTGCTGGGAGTCCGAGCCCAACGCCGCCGCGGGGAACCCCCACGGCTACGCGGAGGCCGGCGCGTACGACGTTCGGACGGCGGACGACGGTGACGGAGCGAGCGCCGTGATCGAACAGGAGGCGACCTGGCGGACGGATTCCGGAGAGGAACTGCTCAACGACGAGCGGGTCATCCGGGTCGGCGAGCCCGACGACGAAGGGTACCTGCTGACGTGGGAGCAGGAACTGACCGCGCTGGAGCAGTGCCGGCACCTCTCAAGCGAGACGCTGCACGGCCACTACAGCGGGCTGAGCCTGCGGTTCGCACGCAGCCTCCGCGAGGGGCGCGTGCTGTTGCCCGACGGCCAGGATCCGGGCGAGACATCTCCGCCGCGGGCCGCGAGCGGTCCCGCCGCTCGGTGGTGCGATTACTCGGGACCGCTGGACGGGCGGCCCGGCGCGGCCGCGGTCGGCGATCCCTGGTCGGCAGGGGTCGCCATGTTCGACCACCCCGACAACGGCGACGAGGCCGTCAACTGGTTCGTCATGGACGAGCCGTTCGGCTTCCTGGCGGCGAACCCGACATGGGGCACCGTCGAGACGCTGGCGGAAGGGGAGTCGCGGTCGTGGACCTGGGGGCTGTGGGTCCACTCCGGGACGCCCGACGAGAAGCGGGTGGAGCGGGCCTACGAGTCGTTCGTCGACGCCGTGTAG